The window AAAAAGTGAACTTACCTATATCATTTCAAAATGATATCTCATTCCAACTCTGCTTCTTGAGGAGAGGATGACTGTTCCTCAGCAGCAGGAGGTGGTGGTGAAGAAAAAGCATCCTCTTGCTCCTTCTCCTTCAGCCTCTTGCGGATGGCCAAAGCTAACAGCATCGGCGGCAGTTGTCGTAACGGAAGAAAAACACAAAATACGCCGAAACTGAGTATAAACAAACTGTTGGAATATCGCGACAGATCAAAAAGAGATGTAACATTAAGGAGCGATACCGACATTAGAACTATTCCGTATAATTCTATCAAGATAAGTAATATTGCCATAATCAGTTCTGTACATGAGACTTTGACCTCTGCGCTTCCATTGTTCTCATCTATATACGTCCAAGCATGACGAATCCATTCAACTGAAGCCACTCCGTCAGTTACAAGCTTTTGATATATCGGACGATGCTTCTTTCCACAACGTATTCCTGTAACTGTACGGAATATTTCCTGACGTAAGGCTTCGTCGTAGAACTCTGCTTCTTCAGGAATACCAATCAGTTCCTCCCGCGCCTTTTTCAATTTCTCAACTCTATTCTTCGAGAAAAGTTCCTTCCATGCTGCGACTTCCTTGTATTTAGACAGCAGCCATCCGATTGCTGCGGCAACAAGAATAACATATATGGCAACAGGATCAGTTATCTTTGCAAATAGTGCTTCCATAACTCACAAAAAAAATTTAATTTCTCTTCCCCTCCAACTCCTTCACAACCGCAAGCTCAAGTCCGGTAAAGCGCGCGACTTTTTCCACCGATTCTCCCTCTGCAAGCATTTCCCTGGCTATTTCTAAGGCACGCTGCTCTCGCCCCTCTTCTCGCCCTTCGGCCCTTCCCTCTTCCCGACCTTCTATCCTCCCCTCATCAAACGCAGTATCAAGAGAGTTTTTCAGGTCCCGGTAATACTTCAGGCTATTCTCATAGGAAAGCACCTGATCCGGAGTGAAACGGGCAATCTCCGCAGCAGCAAAGAGCTGCTCAAAAACCTCTTCGCGAAGTTTGTCCGGTATTCTATCCAGCCGATTCAGGTTCCTGATAACGTACAGCCACTTTTCAAAACGAGTCTCCAGCTCATCCAGTTCCTTGGTGAACTTGGGCATCTCCAGGTAGATAAAGGCCAACTTGTCGTAGAACACTTGCTTGGTTTCAATATCCGACAACTTGATATCATAGCGGTACTTATCCGGCTGATTCTTATCTTCATCAAAGACAAAATCCAGAATGGCCACCGTATAGACAGCCTTGAGTTCGAAATTCCAGTCGCCTCTTTCCGCCTGCTCACGAATGGGAAAGGTGGAATAATAGAGGGCACGGTCTTTGAAAAAATTCTGTTTGCTCTTCTGTAATTCGACGATAAATTTCTCGCCCCGTTCGTTCTCGCAGTACAGGTCGAAAATGGCCTTGCGGTCAAGATCGGTATCGCCGAGCTGCTCGGTTTTCAGATAGGTCAGATCCCGGATCTCCCCCTGCTCCTCTTTGAGCAGCTCATTAAGAAAATCCAGTAAAAGATTCTTATTCGGCTGTTCCCCGAAGATCTTTTTAAAGCCGTAATCCGTGAACAGATTAATATAACGTTCTTTCGTCGCCATCATCTCAACTGAATTCTTTCCAATTCCCAGAAAATCACTGCCGTTTCTTATGCTCCAAGGCCTTCACAACCGCAAGCTCCAGACCGGAGAAACTCGCTATCTTATCCAGGGCCTCTCCTTCACCCAACATCTCTAAAGCAACATCAATCTGTTGGTTTTGCAGCCCCTTATCCCAGCCTTCAGCAAATTCTGTATCCAGTGATCGCCTCATATTGCGTGAGTAATTCAGACCTTTTTCATAAGCAAGCAGTTCTTCTTTGGTAAAAAGGGCGATCTCCGCAGCCTCAAAGAGCTGCCCAAAGATTTTATCCTGCAACTCTTCCGGGATAGAATCAAGGCGATGCAGATTCGCGATAACATATAACCATTTATCCAGACGAGTCTCCAGTTCATCCAAGCCCTTGGTGAATTTAGGCATTTCCAGATAAATAAAGGTCAGTTTCTCATAACCAGCTCGGCTGCTTTCAATACTGGATAATTTCACATCATAACGGTATTGCTTTGGGCAATCTTTATCCTCGTCAAAGGCGAAATTAAGAATCGCCACGGTATAGACAGCCTTCAGACCAAAATCCCATTTTTTTCGCCTTTCCTGCTCCCAAATAGGCAAGGAAGAGCAGTAGTGCGCCCGACCTGAAAAAAAATTATATTTGCTTTTCCGCAAGCCGACAATAAACTCTTCTCCCTTCTCGTTTTCACAGCACAGGTCAACCGTATCCTTTCGGAAAAGAGCGAGCTGTTCCGTCTTCAGATAGTGCAAATCCTGTATCTCACCTTGTTCCTCTCTGAGCAATCCATTAAGAAAATTTAGCAGCAGCTTCTTATTTGCGTGATCACCGAATATCTTCTTGAATCCATACTCAGTGAACAGATTAATGTAACGCCCTCCGGTCTCCATCAGTCTTCCTCCATAGAAACAGATGGATCAGCCCCTGCATTTTCTACCGCCTTGCGCAGAAAATAGGACATCATCCCGGTTGGTCTTTGGCATTCTCCCATAAAACAGACCTGAATATAATTCCTGGCAAGCAGATACTCACTCCTATAACTCACCAGAATGCCCTCTGCCGCCAAATGATCGCCCAAGGTCTGCGATGAAAGCGATGGCGGCAGAGCAATCGTGGTGACATGCGGGGCACGACATTGTTTGTCCGCCAGCACGGGAAGCCCGAGCACCTCAAGTTCATCACGGAGTTCCTCGGACCATTGCCGGACTTTCTCAAAATGCGTCAGCCAGTTACCCTTTTCCACTGCTGTGATCAGGGCCTCAACCGCATTAGATGAAATGGTAAACGGAATTCCCTGCTTGCTCTCGTAATAACTGAGGTCAAAATATCTCGAAAGACGCTGCTCTCCAGAAACAAGATCATCACGGGAGAAAACAAGGGCCAAGCCCGGCAGAGAACCGATGCCCTTGCCGCTGGTTGCCGTGGCAAGATAGACTTCATGCAGATCAACCGGGCAGGAGCCGATACTACTGATTGCATCCAGGCAAAGCCTCAGCCTATGTTCTCGGCAAAGGCGACGCAGCATCTCAAGATTATTCAGCACCCCGGTGGAGGTCTCGCAATGAACCGCCCAGACCCATGCAAGCCTCGGGGTATCTCGAAGAGCAGCCTCCAGAGCTTCTCTGGAAAAAGTCTGCCCCCACTCTGCCTCTACCGCAATAAAATCCAGTTCTGCCCGGAGAGCATGATCCCGCAGGCGCTCGCCGAACTCACCGTTGACCAGTACCAAACCCTTTCCCGACAGCAAAGCCAGATGCGCGGCCACCACATCATTGGCCAAGGTCCCGGAACCAGCCATAATCTGGACCTGATCGGTGTTCAGCTTGTTACTCAACATCTTGCGGAAGGCTGTAACGCGCTCCACAAAGGAGGTATTGCGATGGGAAATCGGCCTCCCGGAGTTGACCTCCAGCACGGCATTCGCAACGGCAACCGGACCGGGCAGGTAGTTAAACAGGACCTGCTCCCCCTCAGCCCCTCTGCTGGAATGCAGCACCTGGGACTTCTGCTTCAGCCTGAGTGCCGAAGCAAGATCAATATACATAGGTTGGTACAGGGCATCACCCGGGCCCACCAGCGGACCAAAAGGCTGAAAACCCAAATGTCTGTACAGCCGTTCCTGACGGGTTGTGCCGGAAATCACAGCGATATCGTATCCGCCCTGCAAGGCCATATAAAAGGCCTTTTTCATGATACCGGCAAAGATGGCAGTATTGCGATTCTCTTTTCTGACCGCCAGTAGCCGATACTCAAGGATTGATTTGAAGGGCGGCAGATAAGAATCCAGATCCTCCAGCTTGGCATCAAGTGACAAGGGCCTCTTGTCCCGCAGGGCAATCATTCCCAACAGGTCCTCACCATTCAGACAGATCACATAGGTATTTTCCTGGTGAAACTTATCCACTAGGCGGCCACGTGCGTTCTCCTCGTGCTGGGGTATCTCCTCCACAAAGGTCTGGTAATTCAGCTCATGGATCTGCTCAAACTCCCACTCCTCGGAAGCGACTTTAAAGGTCAGAGAAGAGGTGTCTGTCATAATTTCGCTCCTGAGTTATGCTGATAGATTTATACAGATAGAGTTATACTGAGGAAGTAAAGGCTGCGCTGATGTTTGTCTTATGGGCGTACAAGACCGCAGCAACAGCAAAGACAAGTGAGACTGAGATATGCACAGGATATCCCAAAATACAGGTAAGCAAGGGCAGCAGGAGAAAAGCAGTCCCCCAGCTCACGAGAAAATTACGGCTCAGCAGGTAGACCAGGAGCATAACCCCACCACCCAGCACAAGAAGGGTGTAATCCAGGGCAGCAAAGACCCCAAGGCTGGTTGCTATCCCCTTTCCCCCTCGAAACCTGAGCCACAGCGGCCAGATATGACCAACGATCACCGCAACAGCCGCCGCGCCGATCAGTAAAGGAGGATGATCAAACAACTCTGCGACAAAGACCACCAGCATCCCCTTGAGAATATCACCAAGCAGGGTCAGATAAAATCCCCAGCGCCCAAGGACTCGCCCCACATTACGGGCTCCAGAGCTCCCGCTTCCGGTAGCGCGGATATCAATGCCACGGGTAAAATAAACCAGAATGTAGCCCGTGCTGATGCTACCGACCAGATACGCAGCAAGTACCATCAGCAGGCCAGAGAGCATCTCTCTTTATCCCTTCTCAGGAGTTTGAGAAAACAGGATGTCCCAACGGGCAGAGCGGGACTCCTTGATATCCGGTAGCAACACAATCCGTTCCGGGAAACCGTAGCGTTTCAGTGCATCTTTGAAAACCCGCAGGGAGTCAGAGACAATCTCAGGCGTATAATCGTTCCCGTATATATTATAAACCAGCCCGAGCAATTCCATCCCCCGGTTCTTAATCGCCTCAAGACAAAGCAGGGTATGATTGATAGAGCCAAGGCGGGGACTGGTCACCAGAATCAGGGGAAAAGAGCAGCTCTGGAGATAATCCAGCAGCATAAGTTCTCTGGTCAAAGGAACCATCAGGCCGCCTGCCGCCTCAATGATGAGTTGATCCACCTGCCCGATCAGGGTGTCTGTGGCGGCATCCAGCTGAGCAGGGGCAATCTCTGCTCCGGCTTGCTCCGCTGCCAGATGGGGCGAGGCAGGCAGAGGGAAACAATAGGAACAAGTTAAGCCCTGCTCGTCCGGGGAAAGCCAGCCTGTGCCCATAATTTTACGATGCAGGAGGATATCTTCCGGCCGATCCTTACAACCGGTCTGCACAGGCTTTTGGGTAATCACCACCTTGCCCTGATCCATCAGATGGCGGGCCAGCAGGCCGGTGACCATTGTTTTTCCTACACCGGTATCTATCCCACAAACAACAACGGGTTTATTCATAACGTCTCTTGCGTGTCCTGTTTTTCATTATACGTTTCAAGCTCATCCTCTTGCAAGAAGGTTCTCGTATCATAACATTTTTTCAAAATCAATGGGATATCAAAATAAGGCAAGGAGCTGCGTGTCACAGGAAAAGAATTACTGAGGTCTGGCAGTAAGGTTAGGATATCAGGAAAAATACCCCGAACAAAGGAAAGGCAATGAGAAGGACAGGTTCCAAAAACGGGGAGGAGTTCAGCTTATCTTCTTAATCAAGAGCTCATAACAGACCGGACAGACGCCATGCGATAATTTGGGGAGTCGCTCCTTATGAAACAGCGCCATCTTCTCAACGGCCTCTTCCGTATCTACCCAAGTTATATCACCTGTCTTGATTCGCTTGCACCAGCTGCAAATCGTTACAAATTCCTCTGTTCGTTCAGTGGATAGATCCAACAACGCAAGAGATTCTCTCGCCTCTTCTCGCTCAAGATAGCTGGTAAACTGCACCTTGCCCTGCTCCAGAGGAACCATCTCCATTTTCATATATCGCCTCGTCTCGGGTGAATCACAGCGGAAGGAAAAACCTATCGCCTTTTTACTCGCCCG is drawn from Candidatus Electrothrix aestuarii and contains these coding sequences:
- a CDS encoding Rpn family recombination-promoting nuclease/putative transposase; the protein is MMATKERYINLFTDYGFKKIFGEQPNKNLLLDFLNELLKEEQGEIRDLTYLKTEQLGDTDLDRKAIFDLYCENERGEKFIVELQKSKQNFFKDRALYYSTFPIREQAERGDWNFELKAVYTVAILDFVFDEDKNQPDKYRYDIKLSDIETKQVFYDKLAFIYLEMPKFTKELDELETRFEKWLYVIRNLNRLDRIPDKLREEVFEQLFAAAEIARFTPDQVLSYENSLKYYRDLKNSLDTAFDEGRIEGREEGRAEGREEGREQRALEIAREMLAEGESVEKVARFTGLELAVVKELEGKRN
- a CDS encoding PD-(D/E)XK nuclease family transposase, which translates into the protein METGGRYINLFTEYGFKKIFGDHANKKLLLNFLNGLLREEQGEIQDLHYLKTEQLALFRKDTVDLCCENEKGEEFIVGLRKSKYNFFSGRAHYCSSLPIWEQERRKKWDFGLKAVYTVAILNFAFDEDKDCPKQYRYDVKLSSIESSRAGYEKLTFIYLEMPKFTKGLDELETRLDKWLYVIANLHRLDSIPEELQDKIFGQLFEAAEIALFTKEELLAYEKGLNYSRNMRRSLDTEFAEGWDKGLQNQQIDVALEMLGEGEALDKIASFSGLELAVVKALEHKKRQ
- the bioD gene encoding dethiobiotin synthase, with amino-acid sequence MNKPVVVCGIDTGVGKTMVTGLLARHLMDQGKVVITQKPVQTGCKDRPEDILLHRKIMGTGWLSPDEQGLTCSYCFPLPASPHLAAEQAGAEIAPAQLDAATDTLIGQVDQLIIEAAGGLMVPLTRELMLLDYLQSCSFPLILVTSPRLGSINHTLLCLEAIKNRGMELLGLVYNIYGNDYTPEIVSDSLRVFKDALKRYGFPERIVLLPDIKESRSARWDILFSQTPEKG
- a CDS encoding aminotransferase class V-fold PLP-dependent enzyme, coding for MTDTSSLTFKVASEEWEFEQIHELNYQTFVEEIPQHEENARGRLVDKFHQENTYVICLNGEDLLGMIALRDKRPLSLDAKLEDLDSYLPPFKSILEYRLLAVRKENRNTAIFAGIMKKAFYMALQGGYDIAVISGTTRQERLYRHLGFQPFGPLVGPGDALYQPMYIDLASALRLKQKSQVLHSSRGAEGEQVLFNYLPGPVAVANAVLEVNSGRPISHRNTSFVERVTAFRKMLSNKLNTDQVQIMAGSGTLANDVVAAHLALLSGKGLVLVNGEFGERLRDHALRAELDFIAVEAEWGQTFSREALEAALRDTPRLAWVWAVHCETSTGVLNNLEMLRRLCREHRLRLCLDAISSIGSCPVDLHEVYLATATSGKGIGSLPGLALVFSRDDLVSGEQRLSRYFDLSYYESKQGIPFTISSNAVEALITAVEKGNWLTHFEKVRQWSEELRDELEVLGLPVLADKQCRAPHVTTIALPPSLSSQTLGDHLAAEGILVSYRSEYLLARNYIQVCFMGECQRPTGMMSYFLRKAVENAGADPSVSMEED
- a CDS encoding glycerol-3-phosphate acyltransferase, with amino-acid sequence MLSGLLMVLAAYLVGSISTGYILVYFTRGIDIRATGSGSSGARNVGRVLGRWGFYLTLLGDILKGMLVVFVAELFDHPPLLIGAAAVAVIVGHIWPLWLRFRGGKGIATSLGVFAALDYTLLVLGGGVMLLVYLLSRNFLVSWGTAFLLLPLLTCILGYPVHISVSLVFAVAAVLYAHKTNISAAFTSSV